GCGGAGCGGGCGCGGGCGATGTCGGCGGCGAAGGTGGTGGTGGGCGAGGCCTGCCGCTTCGTCGGCGAGCAGGCGGTCCAGCTCCACGGCGGGATGGGCATGACCGAAGAGCTCGATATCGCGCACGGCTTCCGCCGCCTGTTCGCGATCGAGAAGCGCTTCGGCTCGACCCAGGACCACCTGGCGCGCTTTGCCCGGCTGCTCGCGGCCTGAGCAAGGCCGCCGGCGGGCGCGGGGAGGCGCAGCCCGGGAGCGGGGGGCGCTCAGGCCGGCGCCAGGCGGCGCGTCACCTTCGCTTCGCGGATCGGCAGGTTGACCAGCGCGGCCATGCCCGCGAGCGCGATGTCGGCGTACCACATCCAGCTGAAATCGCCGAACTCGACGAGCGCCAGGCCGCCGAGCCAGGCGCCGAGGAAGCCGCCGGTCTGGTGCGACAGCAGGGTGAGGCCGAACAGCGTGCCGAGGTAGCGCACGCCGAACAGCTTGCCGACGATCGCCGCGGTCGGCGGCACCGTCGCCAGCCAGGTGAAGCCGAGGCCGGCGGCGAACAGGTAGAAGGTCCATTCGGTGCGCGGCATCATCAGGTAGGCGGCGACCAGCAGCGCGCGCGAAGCGTACATCGCGGCGAGGATGTGCTTGCTGCGGTAGCGCGACACGCAGGCCCCGGCGTAGAGGCTGCCGGCGATGTTGGCCAGGCCGATGATGGCCAGCGACCAGCTCGCCACCGTGGGCGGCAGGCCGCACAGCTCGACTTCGCCTGGCAGGTGGGTGACGAGAAAGGCGATGTGGAAGCCGCAGGTGAAAAACCCCAGATGCAGCAGGCGGTAGCTGCGGTCCTTGAGCGCGTCGCCGATCGCCCGCAGCACGCCGTGGTCGGCCTCGGCGTGCGCCACCGGGGGGGCGCCGGCGCGCGTCAGGCGGCCGATCAGCGGCAGCGCGGCCAGCGTCATCAGCGCCATCGCCCACATCGCGCCCATCCAGCCCACGGTCTGGATCAGCTTCTGCAGGATCGGGGCGAACAGGAACTGGCCGAAGGAGCCGCCGGCGTTGATCACGCCCGAGGCGGTGCCGCGCGCTTCGAGCGGAATGCGCTGGGCGGCAGCGCCGATCAGCACCGAGAAGCTGGCCGCGCCGGAACCCATCGCCGTCATCAGCCCGATCGTCAGCACGAGGCCGAAGGCGGAGTCGATGAAGGGCGTGATCGCGCTGCCGAGCGCGAGCAGCAGCAGCGCGCCGACCAGCACCGGGCGGGCGCCGTAGCGGTCGGCGACGGCGCCCGCCACCGGCTGGACCGCCCCCCAGACGAACTGGGCCACCGCCATCGCCAGGCTGATGGTGGCGATTCCCAGCCCGGTGGCGGTGTTGAGCGGGCCGACGAAGAGACCCATCGACTGGCGTGCGCCCATCGTCACCAGCAGGATGCCGGCCGCGGCGAGGGTGGTCAGGAGGACGTCACGGGAGTCGAGCGAACGGAACATGGGGAGGCATCCGGAGCCGCGATCGGCGTTGAAGTATCGGCCCGCACTATAGTGGCCGGGGGCGCCGCCGGATAGCCTCGGGTGGTCCCGCTCGGCGGCCCGGGCTGCGGGGCGCGGCGCTCGTGCCGGCGTTGCCGGCTCCCGGGCGCCGGGCGGAACGGCGGTGCCGATCCCGCCCGCGGCCGGTGCGGGCGCCGATATGGGCGCCGATACGGCCCCGGCGATCGTGCACGGGGCCCCTCACGGATCCTTCGATGCAAAGATAAACCAATGTTTCAGCATGATTATTTCGTGAAACACGGCGCGCGCGGACTAGGCTTCGGGCGCGCTTCGGCGTAGAATCGCGCCCCTTCTCCACCAGCTTTCCGGCGCGGCGCGCATGATGCTCTACCCCACCCGTTTCGACGTCATCGTGGTCGGCGGCGGTCACGCCGGGACCGAGGCCGCGCTCGCCGCGGCGCGCATGGGGGCGGCCACGCTGCTGCTCACCCACAACCTCGAGACCCTCGGCGCGATGAGCTGCAACCCGTCGATCGGCGGCATCGGCAAGGGCCACCTGGTGAAGGAGGTCGATGCGCTGGGCGGGGCGATGGCCGCCGCCACTGACGAGGGCGGGATCCAGTTCCGCATCCTCAACGCCTCCAAGGGGCCGGCGGTGCGCGCCACCCGCGCCCAGGCCGACCGCGTGCTGTACAAGGCGGCGATCCGGACGCGGCTGGAGAACCAGCCCAAGCTGTGGCTGTTCCAGCAGGCGGTCGACGACCTCACCGTGGTCGGCGACCGCGTCACCGGGGTGGTGACCCAGATCGGCCTGCGCTTCGAGGCGCAGGCGGTGGTGCTGACCGCGGGCACCTTCCTCAACGGCCTGATCCACGTCGGCCTCGAACACTACCCGGCGGGGCGTGCCGGCGATCCGCCGGCGAGCTCGCTCGGCGCGCGCCTGAAGGAGCTGAAGCTGCCGCAGGGGCGGCTGAAGACCGGCACCCCGCCGCGCCTGGATGCGCGCACGATCGACTTCTCGGTGATGACGGTGCAGCCGGGCGACGACCCGGTGCCGGTGTTCAGCTTCCTCGGCCACCCCGGCCAGCATCCGCGCCAACTGCCGTGCTGGATGACGCAGACCAACGCGCGCACCCACGACATCATCCGTGCCAACCTCGACCGCTCGCCGATGTATTCCGGCGTGATCGAAGGCGTGGGGCCGCGCTACTGCCCGTCGATCGAGGACAAGATCCACCGCTTCGCCGACAAGGACAACCACAACATCTTCCTCGAGCCCGAAGGCCTGACGACCCACGAGATTTATCCAAACGGGATTTCCACCTCGCTCCCCTTCGACGTCCAGCTCGAGCTCGTGCGCTCGATGCGCGGGCTGGAGAACGCCCACATCCTGCGCCCCGGCTACGCCATCGAGTACGACTACTTCGACCCGCGCAACCTCAAGTCCAGCCTGGAAACGAAGTCGATCGCCGGGCTGTTCTTCGCCGGCCAGATCAACGGCACCACCGGCTACGAGGAAGCGGCCGCGCAGGGCCTGCTCGCCGGCGCCAACGCCGCGCTCCAGGCGCAGGGGCGGGCGCCGTGGTGCCCGCGCCGCGACGAGGCCTACCTCGGCGTGCTGGTGGACGACCTCATCACCCGCGGCGTGGCCGAGCCCTACCGCATGTTCACCTCGCGCGCCGAGTACCGCTTGAGCCTGCGCGAGGACAACGCCGACCTGCGCCTGACCACGAAGGGGCGCGAACTCGGCCTGGTGGATGACGCGCGCTGGGCGGCATTCTGCGCCAAGCGCGAAGCGATCGAGCGCGGCACCGCCGAACTGAAGGCCGCCTGGGCGCGGCCGGAGGCGATTCCGGCGGCCGAGCAGGAGCGCGTGCTGGGCAAGGCGCTCGAGCGCGAGCAGCGCTACTTCGAGCTGCTGCGCCGGCCGCAGACCGCCTACGCCGCGCTGATGAGCCTGCCCGGCGCGCCGGATGCGCCCGAGACCGACCCGCAGGTGATCGAGCAGATCGAGATCGCCGCCAAGTACCAAGGCTACATCGACCGCCAGCAGGACGAAGTCGCCAGGCAGGCCCAGGCCGAGGCCACCCGCCTGCCGGCCGACCTCGACTATGCCCAGGTGCGCGGGCTGTCGAAGGAAGTGCAGCAAAAGCTCACCCAGCACAAGCCGGAGACCATCGGCCAGGCGAGCCGGATCCAGGGGGTGACGCCGGCGGCGATCTCGCTGCTGCTGGTGTGGCTCAAGCGCCGCGAGCTGGCGGCGCGCGCCGGCGCGGCAGAACAAGCGCCCCCGGCGCGGAGGCCGGCGGCATGAGCGGACGTCTCGCCCCCTGCGCCGCCCAGCTCGCCGAAGGCATCGCCGGGCTGGGCCTCGTGCTGGCGCAGGAAACCGTCGACCTCCTGCTCGCTTTCGGCGAGCTGCTGCTGAAGTGGAACAAGGTCTACAACCTGACCGCGATCCGCAGTCCGCAGGAGCTCGTCACCCACCACCTGCTCGACGCACTCGCGGTGCTGCCCCACCTGGCGGCGGTGAATCGGCTTGCCGACATCGGCTCCGGCGGCGGCCTGCCCGGGGTGGTGCTGGCGATCGTGCGTCCCGCCCTGATCGTGACCTCGATCGAGACCGTGGGCAAGAAGGCGAGCTTCCAGCAGCAGGCGAAGATCGAGCTCGGCCTGGGCAACTTCGGCGTGCTGCACCAGCGCGTCGAGCAGGTGCGCGCCGCGGCGCTGCCCGGCGGCGCGGCCGACGGGGTGATCTCGCGCGCGTTCTCCAGCCTGGCCGATTTCGTCACCCTCTCCGGCCACCTCGTCGCCGAAGGCGGCGCGCTGTACGCGATGAAGGGACTGCGCCCGGACGCCGAGATCGCCGCCCTCCCGGCGGGCTGGGCGGTGAGCGCGATCCATCCGCTGGAAGTGCCCGGCCTCGGTGCCGAGCGTCATCTGCTGGTCATCCGCCGCGCGCCATGATGGGCGCGGAAACGATCGCGCCGCGGCGCGCCGTCCAACCCTTGCCAACGGAGTAGCCCGAATCGACCATGGCCAAGATCTTCTGCGTCGCCAACCAGAAAGGCGGGGTGGGCAAGACCACCACCTGCGTCAACCTCGCCGCCGCCCTCCACCGTGCCGGCCAGCGCACCTTGCTGATCGATCTCGATCCGCAGGGCAACGCAACGATGGGCAGCGGAATCGACAAGCGCAGCCTGAAGAACTCGGTCTATCCGCTGCTGGTCGGCCTGGTCGACCTTGCCGGCGCGCGGGTGAGCTCGCCTTCGGGGGGCTACGACGTGCTCCCGGCCAACCGCGACCTTGCCGGCGCCGAAGTCGAGCTGGTCAATCTCGAACAGCGTGAAAAGCGCCTGCGCAATGCGCTCGCCGCCTTCCACGACGAGTACGACTTCGTCCTCATCGATTGCCCGCCGTCGCTGTCGATGCTGACCCTCAACGGCCTGTGCTGCGCCCATGGCGTCATCATTCCGATGCAGTGCGAGTATTACGCGCTGGAGGGGCTGTCCGATCTGGTCAACACGATCAAGAAGGTGCACGCCAACCTCAACCGCGAGCTCAAGATCATCGGCCTGCTGCGGGTCATGTTCGATCCCCGGGTGACCCTGCAGCAGCAGGTCTCGGCTCAGCTCGAAAGCCATTTCGGCGACAAGGTGTTCCGCGCCATCGTGCCGCGCAACGTGCGCCTGGCCGAGGCGCCCAGCCACGGCATGCCCGGGGTTGTGTTCGACAAGGCGTCGAAGGGGGCGCAGGCCTACATGGCTTTCGCCCACGAGATGATCGAGCGCGCGAAAACTTTCTGAGCCCGACAAGACCATGAACAAACCCAGACTGAAGGGCCTCGGCCGCGGACTCGATGCGCTGCTCGCGGCCAACCACGAAGACGAGGCCGAAAAAGGCGCGCTGCAATCCTTGCCGACGATCGCCCTGCAGCCCGGCCGCTACCAGCCGCGCACCCGGATGGACCCGGGCTCGCTGGAGGAGCTGGCGGCCTCGATCAAGGTCCAGGGGGTGATGCAGCCGATCCTGGTGCGCCCGGTGGACGCCGACGCCTACGAGATCATCGCCGGCGAACGGCGCTGGCGCGCGGCGCGGATCGCCGGCCTCGTCGAAGTGCCCTGCCTGGTGCGCGAGATTCCCGACGAGGCGGCGCTGGCAATGTCGCTGATCGAGAACATCCAGCGCGAGGATCTCAACCCGCTCGAGGAGGCCGGCGGCATCCAGCGCCTGATCGACGAGTTCGCGATGACCCACCAGCAGGCCGCCGATGCCGTCGGCCGCTCGCGCCCGGCGGCGTCCAACCTGCTGCGCCTGCTCAACCTCGCCCAGCCGGTGCAGGAGCTGCTGATGGCCGGCGACATCGACATGGGGCACGCGCGCGCGCTGCTGCCGCTCGACGGTGCCGGCCAGATCCAGCTCGCCAACCAGGTCGCCGCCCGCCAGCTGTCGGTGCGCGATACCGAGCGCCTGGTGCAGCAGGTCCTCCATCCGCGCCAGAAAAAGCCTGCGCCCCAGCCCGACCGCGACCTGCTGCGGCTCGAGGAGGAAATCGCAGACGCGATCGGAGCCACGGTGAAGATCAAGGCCAACAAGAAGGGTGCGGGCGAAGTGATGATCCGCTTCGCCAGCCTCGACCAGCTCGACGGCCTGCTCGGCCGCCTGCGCTGAAGGGGCGCGGCCGGCGCTGTCGTGTCAGCGCCGGCCGCGCAGCCAGCCGGCGAAGCGCTGCACGAACTCCGGCACCTGGCTGTAGAGGTAGGCGGCGAGGGCGAGGTTGAGCAGCGCGGTGACGAGAAAGAGCTGCGGAACGCTGGCCCCGGCGGCGAGCAGCGCGGCGCCCATCGCCGCTGCGATCACCATGAAGAAGGCGTTGAGGATGTTGTTGCCGGCGATCACGCGCGAGCGGTGGGCAGGTTCGCTGCGGCGCTGGATCAGGGCGTACAGCGGCACAATGTAGAAGCCGCCGAAAACCCCGATCGCGACCAGATCGGCGAGCGCCCGCCAGCTTTCGCTGCGGGCGAGCACTTCGCCGATCGTCAGCGCCGCCGCCGCGGTGCCCGGCGCCGGGCTGCTCCACCACAGGTCGAGGGCGAACAGCGACAGGCCGATCGAGCCGAACGGCACCAGTCCGAGCTCGATGCGCCCGCCCGACAGGCGCTCGCACAGCAGGGAGCCGATGCCGATGCCGACCGAGAACAGCGCAAGGAGCAGGACCACCGCATGCTCGTCGCCGCCGAGGGTGTCCTTGGCATAGGCGGGGAACTGCGACAGGAAGACCGCGCCGTAGAACCAGAACCACGATACCCCGACGATCGACAGGAAGACGGTGCGATTGCCGCGGGTGAAGCGGAAGTTGCGCCAGGTCTCGGTGAGCGGGTTCCAGTTGATCCGCAGGCCGGGCGCGGCCGGCGCCGCCGCAGGGATGTGGCGGCTGGCGCCATAGCCGAGCACGGCGAGGGCGACGACGACGGCCGACACCCAGGCCATGCCTTGCGGCAGGGCGATCAGCACGCCGCCGGTGAGGGTGCCGACGAGGATGGCGACGAAGGTGCCCGACTCGACCAGGGCGTTGCCGCCGACGAGCTCGTCCTCGTGCAGGTGCTGCGGCAGGATGGCGTACTTGACCGGGCCGAACAGGGCGGACTGGGCGCCCATCAAGAACAGGCAGAGCAGCATCAGCACGAGCGATTCGAGGGCGAAGGCCATGCTGGCGAGCGCCATCACCGCGATTTCGAGCAGCTTGGTTAGGCGGATCAGCCGGCTTTTCTCGAACTTGTCGGCGATCTGGCCGGCGGTGGCGGAAAACAGGAAGAAGGGCAGGATGAAGAGGCCTGCGCACAGATTCACCAGCACTCCCGGCGCCAGCGTGGTGTAGCGGGCGGCATGGAAGGTGAGCAGCACGACGAGGGCGTTCTTGTAGACGTTGTCGTTGAACGCGCCGAGGAACTGGGTGAGGAAAAACGGCAGGAAGCGGCGCCGTCCGAGCAGCGCGAACTGGTGGCTCAATGCGGCCCTCCGGTGGAAGTCGTGGTGCGGCGAAGCCCGCGCGGTGCGCGACGGGGCGCCGGCCGGATCTGCTGCGATGACGGCACGGATGGTGGTGGCCGGGCTCGGTGCGTGTCAATATCGGCGGTGACCTGCGTCTTATATATGAGACAAGACTTTTATGTCCCTTTACTCTGCCCGGGTTTGACTTTGCTACGGTTAACCCCTAGTATTGACGGGATTTTTGGGCGGTCGCGGTGTGTTGCGGCTTGCCGGCGAGGAAAGGATGCACAAGGCAGTTCTGCTGCAGCTCGGCGCAACCCTTCTGGCAACGGCCATTGCGGCCGTTTTTTTCGGGTTGCGCGGCGCGCTGTCTGCCGCATCCGGCGGGCTGGCCTGCGTGCTGCCGAGCTGGTTCTTCGTCTGGCGGCTGACGGCGATGACGCGGCGCAAAGGCACCGCCTCCGTGGCGGCTTTTGTCGCCGGTGAGCTCGTCAAGCTCGCCTCGATCGTGGGATTACTTGGGCTGGTATTGGTGCTCTATCCGGACGTCCATTGGGGCGCGCTGCTGATCGGGCTGATACTGGCGCTGAAAGCGAATTTATTTGCATTTTTGGTAAAGACCTGACCATGGCTGGAAACGCTCCCACCGCATCCGAGTACGTCGTTCATCACCTGACGCACCTCAACAACACCGGTCACGCGCAAGAAAACATCGTGGACTGGAGTGTGATCAACATCGATTCGATGTTCTATTCGGTCGCCCTCGGTCTGCTCACCGTTTTCCTGCTGTGGCTCGCCGCGCGCAAGGCCACCTCGGGCGTGCCGGGGCGCTTCCAGGGCATCGTCGAGATCCTCGTCGACATGGTCGCCGATCAGGCCAAGGGCATCGTTCATAGTGCCGAGTCGCGCAAGTTCGTCGCTCCGCTCGCGCTCACCGTCTTCGTCTGGATCTTCCTGATGAACGCGATGGACCTGCTGCCGGTCGATCTGCTGCCGCGCATCTGGGAAGGGGTCTATGCCGCCGGTGGCGGCGATCCGGAGCACGCCTACATGCGCGTCGTCGCCACTGCCGACCTGTCCGCCGCGCTGGGCTTGTCGATCGGCGTGCTGCTCCTCTGCCTCTATTACAACGTCAAGATCAAGGGCGTCAGCGGCTGGGTGCATGAGCTCTTCACTGCGCCGTTCGGCAGCCATCCGCTGCTCTACCCGGTCAACTTCGCGATGCAGATCATCGAGTTCGTCGCCAAGACCGTTTCCCACGGCATGCGACTGTTCGGCAACATGTATGCCGGTGAGCTCGTGTTCATCCTGATCGCCCTGCTCGGCGGCACCGCCACCGTGTTCGGCTTCGTCGGTCATGTTGTTGCGGGCACCGTCTGGGCGATCTTCCACATCCTGATCATCACCCTGCAGGCCTTCATCTTCATGATGCTGACCCTGGTGTACGTCGGTCAGGCGCACGAAAGCCACTAAGTTTCGGTTTCACCTTCAAAGCAGTACCTGGTTTTTAAACTCACCTTCCCCATTAAGGAGTTGTCATGGAAAACGTTCTGGGTTTTGTTGCTCTGGCTGCCGGTCTGATCATCGGTCTGGGTGCGATCGGTGCTTGTATCGGTATCGGCATCATGGGTTCCAAGTACCTCGAAGCGTCCGCCCGTCAGCCCGAGCTGATGAACGCGCTGCAGACCAAGATGTTCCTGCTCGCCGGCCTGATCGACGCCGCGTTCCTGATCGGCGTCGGTATCGCCATGATGTTCGCCTTCGCCAACCCGTTCCAGCTCTGATCGGTTCGAGTTCATCCTTTATTGAACCAACCTGAGGGCCAAGAACCGTGAATTTGAACGCAACTCTGATAGCCCAGCTCGTTGTGTTCTTCATTCTGGCGTGGTTCACGATGAAATTCGTGTGGCCGCCCATCGTGAAGGCACTGGACGAGCGTGCGAAGAAAATCGCCGACGGGCTGGAAGCTGCGGACAAGGCCAAGGCCGACCTGGCGCTCGCCGAGAAGAAGGTCGTCGAGGAACTGCGCAAGGCCCGCGAATCCGCGGGTGATGTGCGTACCTCCGCTGAAAAGCAGGCGAGCCAGCTGATCGACGAGGCTCGCGCCGAAGCCAACCGCATCATCGCCGCCGCGCGTGAAGCCGCCGAAGCCGAAGCCGGCGTCGCCGCGCAGCGCGCCAAGGAAGCCTTGCGCGACCAGGTCGCCCATCTGGCTGTTGCCGGCGCGGAAAAGATCCTGCGCCGCGAGATCAACACCCAGGTGCACGCCGAGCTGCTTGCCAACCTGAAACAGGAATTGCAATAAGTCATGGCCGAGAACGTCACCATCGCGCGTCCCTATGCCGATGCCGCCTTCGCGCTGGCTCGTGGGGCGAATGCGCTGGGGCCTTGGTCGGAAGTGCTGGATCGGCTCGCCCTCGTGGCGGCCGACTCCACCATGCAGGCGTGTTTCACCGATCCGAAGCTGTCCGCCGATCAGCTCAACAAGCTGATGGTGGACGTCGCTGGCGATCTGAACGCCGAACAGCAGAACTTCATCCGCGTCCTCGTGGAGAACGAACGTCTGCAGGTGCTTCCGGAGATCCGTGACCTGTTCGTTGCACTCAAGAACGAACACGAAGGCGTCCTGGAGGCGAAAATCGCCTCTGCCTTCCCGCTCGACGATGCCGCGCTGGCCGCGTTGAAGGCCGACCTCGAAGCCCGCTTCAAGGTCGTCATCAACGTCACGGTCAGCATCGACCCCGAACTGATCGGTGGGGTCCGCATCGCTGTCGGCGACGAAGTCATCGACGCCTCGGTCCGCGGCAAGCTCGCGAACATGGCCGCTGCGCTAAAGAACTAGGAGCATACATACATGCAACTCAACCCCTCTGAAATCAGTGATCTGATTAAGAGCCGGATCCAGAACCTGCAGCTCGCCGCCACGTCGCGCAACGAGGGCACGGTGGTCTCCGTCACCGACGGCATCACCCGTATCCACGGCCTCACCGATGTGATGCAGGGCGAAATGCTGGAATTCCCCGGCAACACCTACGGTATGGCGCTCAACCTCGAGCGCGATTCCGTGGGCGCGGTCGTGCTCGGCGAATACGAGCACATCACCGAAGGCGACACGGTCAAGGCCACCGGCCGCATCCTCGAAGTCCCGGTCGGCCCCGAGCTGATTGGCCGCGTGGTCAACGCCCTGGGCCAGCCGATCGACGGCAAGGGCCCGATCAACGCCAAGCTCACCGACAAGATCGAGAAGGTCGCGCCCGGCGTCATCGCCCGCCAGTCCGTCTCCCAGCCGGTGCAGACCGGCCTGAAGTCGGTCGACTCGATGGTGCCGATCGGCCGCGGCCAGCGCGAGCTGATCATCGGCGACCGCCAGACCGGCAAGACCGCGGTTGCGGTCGACGCGATCATCAACCAGAAAGGCCAGAACATGTTCTGCGTCTACGTGGCGATCGGTCAGAAGGCTTCGACCGTGGCCAACGTGGTGCGCAAGCTGGAAGAGAACGGCGCCCTGGAATACACCATCGTCGTCGCCGCCACCGCCTCCGAGTCGGCCGCGATGCAGTACCTCGCCGCCTACGCCGGGTGCACGATGGGCGAGTACTTCCGCGACCGCGGCCAGGACGCCCTCATCGTTTATGACGATCTGACCAAGCAGGCCTGGGCCTACCGCCAGGTTTCGCTGCTGCTGCGCCGTCCGCCGGGCCGTGAAGCCTATCCGGGCGACGTGTTCTACCTGCACTCCCGTCTGCTCGAGCGCGCCGCGCGCGTCAATGCCGACTACGTCGAGAAGTTCACCAACGGCGAAGTCAAGGGCAAGACCGGCTCGCTGACCGCGCTGCCGATCATCGAGACCCAGGCCGGCGACGTCTCCGCGTTCGTGCCGACCAACGTCATCTCGATTACCGACGGCCAGATCTTCCTCGAGACCGACCTCTTCAACGCCGGCATCCGTCCCGCGATCAACGCCGGTATCTCGGTGTCGCGCGTCGGTGGTGCGGCCCAGACCAAGGTCATCAAGAAGCTGTCCGGCGGTATCCGTACCGACCTCGCGCAGTACCGCGAGCTCGCCGCCTTCGCCCAGTTCGCTTCCGACCTCGACGACGCCACCCGCAAGCAGCTCGAGCGCGGCCGCCGCGTCACCGAGCTGATGAAGCAGGCGCAGTACTCGCCGATGTCGATCGCCGAAATGGCCATCGTCCTGTACGCGGTGAACAACGGCTACTTCGACGACGTCGAGGTCGCCCGCGTGCTGCCCTTCGAAGCCGCCATGCTGCAGTTCGTCAAGACCAAGCAGGCTGCGCTCATCTCTTCGATCCTGGACAAGAAGGAGCTCGACGCCGATGGCGAGAAGGCTCTGGCGGCCGCGATCGCCGAGTTCAAGAAGAGCTGGGCCTAAGGCCGCGGACGGAGACGGAATATGGCTAGCGGTAAGGAAATCCGTACCAAGATCAAGAGCGTGCAGAACACGCGCAAGATCACCAAGGCCATGGAGATGGTGGCCGCATCCAAGATGCGCAAGGCGCAGGACCGGATGCGGTCTGCCCGCCCCTTCGCCGACAAAATCCGCCGCCTCGCCGCGAACCTGTCCCAGGCCAATGTGACCGACTACAAGCACCCCTTCCTGGTCCGCAAGGACCAGGTGAAACGGGTGGGGCTGATCCTGGTGACCACCGACAAGGGTCTGTGCGGGGGTCTCAACACCAACGTCCAGCGTGTCGCGCTGACCGCCATGAAGGACTGGGAGGCAGCCGGCGTCACCGAGATCCGGGCCTGCGCCATCGGCAACAAGGGTCTGGGTTTCATGCAGCGCATGGGCGCCAAGGTGGTGTCGAACGTCACCCAGCTCGGTGACACGCCCCACCTGGAAAAGCTGATCGGTCCGGTCAAGGTGATGCTCGACGCGTTCCAGAACGACGAGCTCGACGCGGTTTATGTGGCTTACACCCGCTTCATCAACACGATGAAGCAGGAGCCGGTGCTCGAGCAGCTGCTGCCGCTGTCCGGCGAGAAGCTGGGCACGCCCGAGACGTCGTGGGACTACCTCTACGAGCCGGATCCGCAGGTGGTGATCGACGAGTTGCTGGTGCGCTACGTCGAGGCCCTGGTGTATCAGGCGGTGGCCGAGAACATGGCATCCGAGCAGAGCGCGCGCATGGTGGCAATGAAGGCCGCTTCCGACAATGCCAAGAACGTGATTGGCGAACTGCAGCTGGTCTACAACAAGACCCGCCAGGCCGCGATCACCAAGGAGCTGTCGGAAATCGTCGGCGGCGCCGCCGCGGTGTAACGGATTATTGAATTAAGGAAACGACGATGAGTCAAGGTACGATCGTTCAGTGCATCGGCGCGGTGGTGGACATCCAGTTCCCGCGCGACTCGATGCCCAAGGTGTATGACGCCCTGAAGCTCGAGGACGTGGCCGACTCCTTCGCCGAAGCAAATCTGACCTTCGAGGTTCAGCAGCAGCTCGGCGACGGTGTGGTGCGTACGATTGCGATGGGTTCTTCCGACGGCCTGCGCCGCGGCATGAAAGTTGCCAATACCGGCAAGCAGATCTCGGTGCCGGTCGGCATGGGCACGCTGGGCCGGATCATGGACGTGCTCGGTCGCCCGATCGACGACGCCGGTCCGATCGAGACCGACGAGCTGCGCGCGATCCACCAGAAGGCGCCGAAGTTCGACGAGCTCTCGCCTTCGGTCGAGCTGCTCGAGACCGGGATCAAGGTCATCGACCTGATCTGCCCGTTCGCCAAGGGCGGCAAGGTCGGCCTGTTCGGCGGCGCCGGCGTGGGCAAGACCGTGAACATGATGGAGCTGATCAACAACATCGCCAAGCAGCACTCGGGCCTGTCGGTGTTCGCCGGGGTGGGTGAGCGGACCCGTGAAGGGAACGACTTCTACCACGAGATGAAGGACTCCAACGTTCTCGACAAGGTCGCGATGGTGTTCGGCCAGATGAACGAGCCCCCGGGCAACCGTCTGCGCGTGGCGCTGACCGGCCTGACCATGGCCGAGCGCTTCCGCGACGAAGGCCGCGACATCCTGTTCTTCGTCGACAACATCTACCGCTACACCCTGGCCGGTACCGAAGTGTCCGCGCTGCTCGGCCGGATGCCGTCCGCGGTGGGCTACCAGCCGACCCTGGCGGAAGAAATGGGCCGCCTGCAGGAGCGCATCACCTCGACCAAGGTCGGCTCGATCACCTCGATCCAGGCCGTGTATGTGCCTGCGGACGACTTGACC
The window above is part of the Thauera aromatica K172 genome. Proteins encoded here:
- the atpD gene encoding F0F1 ATP synthase subunit beta; the encoded protein is MSQGTIVQCIGAVVDIQFPRDSMPKVYDALKLEDVADSFAEANLTFEVQQQLGDGVVRTIAMGSSDGLRRGMKVANTGKQISVPVGMGTLGRIMDVLGRPIDDAGPIETDELRAIHQKAPKFDELSPSVELLETGIKVIDLICPFAKGGKVGLFGGAGVGKTVNMMELINNIAKQHSGLSVFAGVGERTREGNDFYHEMKDSNVLDKVAMVFGQMNEPPGNRLRVALTGLTMAERFRDEGRDILFFVDNIYRYTLAGTEVSALLGRMPSAVGYQPTLAEEMGRLQERITSTKVGSITSIQAVYVPADDLTDPSPATTFLHLDSTVVLSRDIAALGIYPAVDPLDSTSRQLDPLVVGEEHYGVARQVQMTLQKYKELRDIIAILGMDELSPDDKLAVARARKIQRFLSQPFHVAEVFTGSPGKYVSLKDTIKGFKMIVSGELDNLPEQAFYMVGSIDEAIEKAKKLQ